Part of the SAR324 cluster bacterium genome, AAACTTGCTGGATACCAGTTCCACGCAGATGGCTCGAGGGGTACGTAATGAAAGCGGGTTCAATGCCTTGGCTGATATTGATGTGAGATCCTCCCAGGGAGCTCAGGATGCGATTCTTCTGGTGGATAAATCCATTGAGGAACTGGCCTCGAATCGTGGCGCACTTGGAGCGTTCCAGCGTAATACTCTGGAAAGTAACCTGTCCAGCTTGCGTGTGGCCTCTGAGAACCTGGCTGCTGCTGAATCAAGTATCAGGGATGTGGATATGGCAGAGGAATTGACCGCCTTTACCAAAAACCAGATCCTGACTCAGTCTGCGACAGCTCAATTAGCTCAGGCCAATGCAATACCGCAGAATGTTCTCCGGTTGATTGAGAGATCATAAGCCGAATATTTCAGGAATTTTTTCAGGAAGATATTCAATGATTCTATCCGAATATTGTTTTCTGAGAGTTTCCTGATACGGGATTTCGGTAATAATTTTAGACAGAGAAGGGGGTGTTATGACACTTAGTATCAAATCAAGCCCGGCCTCTGTCAACTCTTTACGCCACCTATCCAAAGCACAGTTCGCTTTGAGCAAATCGCTGGAACGGTTGTCGTCCGGAGAACGGATCAATCGTGGTGCGGATGATCCGGCAGGATTGATTATTTCAGAAAATTTAAGGTCTCAGATAGCGGGCCTGGAACAGGCGATTGAAAACTCGGAGTTTTCGGTTTCAATGGTTCAAACCGCGGAAGGAGCCCTGACTGAAGTGAACAACCTGCTGATTGAAGCCCGTCAGCTTTCGGTGGCTGCAGCCAATGAAGGGGCAAATGATCTGAACTCATTATTGGCAATACAATCACAGTTGGACAATGCGTTAAAGAGTATTGACAGAGTGTCTTCATATACTCAGTTTGGAAATAAAAAATTGCTGGACGGGAGCCATGGAATCTCAGGGGTGTCGAATAATGAAAACCTGCATTTCATTTCTGCGACCGCCAATACACGCAGTTCTCCTGTTCAGGGGTACAGTGTGAAGGTGACACAGGCTCCAACCAGAGCCATGTTTGCCGGTGAATTGAATGATGATATGATCAAGGATCTCAATTTGTCGGTCAGTGAAGGAAAAAACGCAATTACGGTTCGTGCCACCGCTAATGAAAAGGCTTCCACGTTAGCTTCCAGGTTGCAGGAAGAGGTGAAACAGGCTGGACTTAATCTGGACGTTTCTTATGATGCGGAAACAAAACAATTGCGTATCGAACACAACGACTATGGTTCCAATGCGTCATTCAAGATCAACACTTCCAAAGGTGGGGTTCTCGGGATTGGTGCTGCTGGAGAAATGGAGGTCAACAACGGAAAGGATATTCAAGGCTCAATCGGTGGTGAAAACGCCGTGGGGCATGGAAATATTCTTTCCGGTACTCTTGGAAACAGGAATACGGATGGGTTGGCTGTTCAGGTTACCAATCCTGTAGTGGGTGAGGTTGGAAGTGTCAGTGTGGTGCAAAACGCGCTGGTGTTTCAGATTGGTGGAAACGCCGGTCAGAGGGTCAGTGTGACTTTGGAGAATACCAACACGTCAGCGTTGGCTAAAAATGTGGAAAATGAAAGCGGATTCAAAAATTTATCCGAACTCAATGTTACCACAGCCCAGGGAGCACAGGATGCTATCCATATGCTGGATAAGGCGATCAACCAGATTTCCGCAACTCGTGGGAAATTGGGATCGTTCCAGAAGAACACCCTGGAGAGCAACATTGCGACTCTCCAGGTCACCGCAGAAAACCTGATTGCGGCGGAATCGAGTATCCGTGATACCGATGTTGCGTATGAACTGGCAGAATTTACCAAAAATAAAATTCTGACAGAAACGTCATCAGCGTCTCTGGCTCAGGCTGGAGATCTTCATCGGAACTCTATTCTGAAGCTGATTCGGGAATAAGTCATCGAAAACCTGGTTCTGCGGAGCCGGGTTTTTTTCTGTTTGAACAGGAAATTCCTGCCTTGAACATGCTTTGTTCAAGGCTGTTGAACACTAGAATTTCAGAATAACCATGAAACATGGAGTTCGTAGAGACGCACGATCGCGCGTCATGCCATGAATCAAACATTTGAAACACGCCATGCGACTTGATGATACCATTGCTACCATTTCTACTGCGCTTGCGCCTTCGGGCATCGGTGTTGTCCGTGTTAGTGGCATGCAGGCGGTGGCTTGCGTCAGGCCCTTGTTTCAGCCGGATAAAAAGAGCTTCAACTGGGATCATGCAGAGTCTCACAAATTGTATCATGGCTGGCTGTTTGATGGTGAGATTCCTTTGGATGAAGTGCTGGTTGTGTTGATGCGGGCTCCTCATTCTTACACGACAGAGGACCTGATTGAAATACAGTGCCATGGCAGTATTGTTGTTCTTGAAACCTTGTTGAAATTACTGATGCGCCATGGCGCACGTCTGGCTCAACCGGGGGAGTTCACCCAGCGTGCGTTTATCCACGGACGACTTGATTTGACACGGGTTGAGGCCATTTCAGATTTGATTCATGCCAGATCCAGTGTTTCCATGCAGATTGCGGTCAATCAGTTGCGTGGAAAATTGTTTCAGAAAATTGAGGCTTTGCGGGAAATCGTGGCGGCATTGACCGCATTGGTCAATGCCCGGATTGATTTTTCAGAGGAAGAAGAGGAATTCACAGATCGGGAACACTGTCTCATTCAGGTTGCGCACATTCAGGATTCCTTGAAAGAAATGCTCCGAACCGCAGAGCAGGGAAAATTGCTGCGTTCCGGGATTGGGGTGGCACTGATTGGCCGACCGAATGTGGGAAAATCAAGTTTACTCAATTGTCTGTTGAAAGAAGAACGGGCGATTGTCACCGATATTCCCGGTACAACACGGGATGTCATTGAGGAAGCCGTCCAGATTCAGGGAGTGCTGGTTCGTTTGATTGACACCGCCGGGATCCGGCAGACAGATAATGAAGTGGAACGTGAAGGAATCCGTCGAAGTCATGACGCGCGTTCTCTGGCTGATGTGGTGTTGCTGTTGCTCGATGCCGCATCCCCCTTGACCGTGGAGGATCGTGGATTGCTGGAAATCGCTTCCCCTGAAAACACACTGGTTCTACTCAACAAAGGAGATCTGGTTCAATATAAAAAACCGGACTGGCTCCATGAAATATCACAATTTCCTCATTTGATGATGTCAACTCGATCGAAAGAGGATATTCAGAAACTTGAAAATTTTCTGATAACCTCTGTGTTGAGAGGTGTCAGTGACCATCAGGAACAGGTGATGATCACCAATCTGCGTCAGCAACAGGCGGCACAGAAAGCTCTTGAGGCAATAAGGTGGGCTGAAAAAGACCTGTTGGAACAGGCGGGTGAAGAATGTGTCGCAGTGGATCTTGACCGTTGCTTGAAAGCGTTGGGTGAAATTGTGGGTGAAACCACGGTGGATGATTTGCTGGACCGGATTTTTTCGGAGTTTTGTATTGGGAAATAACAAGTTGTCAGAAGATGATCTGATTCTGATTCTTAAAAAAAAGTTGTCGATTCTCCATGAGTGGCTCCAGCTTTCACAGCGACAGTTGGTCACAATCGAAGATATGGATGCGTTGTTGTTGCAGAAAGATCAGTGCCTGGAGGCGCTGATACGTGTCGATGGTCTGACAGAAACCTGGCAGAAACAAAATCCGCGTACCTGGAATGAAAAGGAAGTTCAGCTTCAGGATCAGATACGCCAGAAACTTCAGGAAATTCTTGATTCAGAACAGGCGACTGAGGAAAAACTGATGCTGGAACGAGGCCAGTTGAGTCTGGAATTGAAGCAACTGAGAGAGCAGTCATCATTAAAAAATTACCTCAATTCCGCCAAAAAAGTGCCTCGCAGAAAATAATGTTTTTTTGATTTGAAGAGGAATAATGAAAATTGAACGTCCTTTATATCCCCGGAAAATAACGCCACCCAAGTTTGGCTATCATTCGCTGAAACCCCATGTCGTCAATAATCCGGCCTTGGATGCCGCTTTGGATAAGGTATCACCCTATGGTCCGAAAAAAGCGTTTATGCGAACAAAACAAGATATGGATTCACGACTGGAAATGATGAATCGGCGTTTGGCTCAGAGTGTCAAAAATAATCGGCTTGAATTTGAAAAACATGAAATAACCGGACGAATGATTATCCGTCTGGTGGATAGAGATACAGGCAATGTCATTCGTGAATACCCTGATGAACAGTCACTGGCGAATATTGAAACGCTCCAGTCTGCAGGATCTGTAAAAAGTGTGATAGGCTAAAATTATGATTTCCGGATATCAGCTTGAATCGTTGCTCAATGCCTATCGTAGAGTTTCCGGCGTTTCTGTTCAGGAAACTCCGGGGGATCCATTGAACATTTCTGAAGAAGCCCGGGAACAGTTGTTGAATCGTATCCGTCAGGATAAAGTTCCTCAATTGACAGAATGGGTGACACCCAAAAATATTCTTGCTTTCATACAGGATAATACGGTTGCCGCGGCTGAAGTGGAATATGAGCTTCAACGTCGTGCCGGATTGTTTCTGAATCCCCCTTTTATTCCTCCCAATCCACTTCTCGCCATTAAACTGGTAAAAGCTCCGGGAACAAAAGGAAATACGGCGGAAGAAATTTCAGCATCTCATACATTGCCCGCTTCAGCACAGATTTCAGTTGAACCGGAACAGCCCAAGGTTGTGCAACCCCTCTTTACACAGACTCTGGTTGAGCCTGAACAGATGGAGGATGAACTGCAACAGATTGTTGAAGAACCTGAAGAAGAATTGTTTGAAACGGATCGCGGCACAATGAGCGACGATGATACCAGCGTGGTTTACGGGACCGGGCCAATTGCCGATAAAGCGATTATAGATTTTATTGAACAGTATCCAGACAGTGCCCTGAAATTTGTCTTCCGCAAAGATCTTGATGAAAAAACTGTCAAGGCTGAGATGCTCAAAATGTATGAGTCATGGCAAAAACGTGGAATGACCAAAGGCAAGGTCATTGCTGGTATTAAAATGTTAATGGAATGGGACGAAATTCCGGCACAACCCATTGCAGATCTGTATTCCAGTATGCAAAGCCGGATTTATGACATCAAGCATGGATTAGTTCATGAGATGAATGAAGTTGAAGAAGAAGGTTGAATGGAGGGAAACGAGGCTTCCAACCCCCATAACGGGTTATTTGGCTGTTTTTCGAGCGTGTTCCCAAGCAATCGCAATTGCCTGGTTTCTTGTTTTTCCTGATGAAATCAAATCACGGATATTTTCGTGAATTATTTTAATATCTGCGCCTTTTTTCAATGGCATGAAAAACTCCTTTGTATTAAGTAATGGAATGTTTATTATATAGATAAAGTGACCTTATTCATGAAATACACCACATGCAAGTAGTTTTTTGTTAGATTTGAATTTGGGAAATTTGCATTATGGCTGGATTCACAAATAAACAGGTCTGCATGAATCGAATCAGATTTGCATTCGCATGACTTCTTCATAGGCGGAAACTACCTTGTTGCGAACCTGCATCATCAATCGTAGTGACAAATCCGCTTTTTCCATCGCGATGATTGTTCCATGAAGGTCTTTTTTCTGGGATGTCATGAATTCCGTCTGTTTTTT contains:
- the fliE gene encoding flagellar hook-basal body complex protein FliE, with the protein product MNLTSKITGNLANRKMTESVSTESNGLGKTFEDMLTEVNQTQMEAEKKQTEFMTSQKKDLHGTIIAMEKADLSLRLMMQVRNKVVSAYEEVMRMQI
- the mnmE gene encoding tRNA uridine-5-carboxymethylaminomethyl(34) synthesis GTPase MnmE, translated to MRLDDTIATISTALAPSGIGVVRVSGMQAVACVRPLFQPDKKSFNWDHAESHKLYHGWLFDGEIPLDEVLVVLMRAPHSYTTEDLIEIQCHGSIVVLETLLKLLMRHGARLAQPGEFTQRAFIHGRLDLTRVEAISDLIHARSSVSMQIAVNQLRGKLFQKIEALREIVAALTALVNARIDFSEEEEEFTDREHCLIQVAHIQDSLKEMLRTAEQGKLLRSGIGVALIGRPNVGKSSLLNCLLKEERAIVTDIPGTTRDVIEEAVQIQGVLVRLIDTAGIRQTDNEVEREGIRRSHDARSLADVVLLLLDAASPLTVEDRGLLEIASPENTLVLLNKGDLVQYKKPDWLHEISQFPHLMMSTRSKEDIQKLENFLITSVLRGVSDHQEQVMITNLRQQQAAQKALEAIRWAEKDLLEQAGEECVAVDLDRCLKALGEIVGETTVDDLLDRIFSEFCIGK
- a CDS encoding flagellin, whose amino-acid sequence is MTLSIKSSPASVNSLRHLSKAQFALSKSLERLSSGERINRGADDPAGLIISENLRSQIAGLEQAIENSEFSVSMVQTAEGALTEVNNLLIEARQLSVAAANEGANDLNSLLAIQSQLDNALKSIDRVSSYTQFGNKKLLDGSHGISGVSNNENLHFISATANTRSSPVQGYSVKVTQAPTRAMFAGELNDDMIKDLNLSVSEGKNAITVRATANEKASTLASRLQEEVKQAGLNLDVSYDAETKQLRIEHNDYGSNASFKINTSKGGVLGIGAAGEMEVNNGKDIQGSIGGENAVGHGNILSGTLGNRNTDGLAVQVTNPVVGEVGSVSVVQNALVFQIGGNAGQRVSVTLENTNTSALAKNVENESGFKNLSELNVTTAQGAQDAIHMLDKAINQISATRGKLGSFQKNTLESNIATLQVTAENLIAAESSIRDTDVAYELAEFTKNKILTETSSASLAQAGDLHRNSILKLIRE
- a CDS encoding flagellar protein FlaG — protein: MKIERPLYPRKITPPKFGYHSLKPHVVNNPALDAALDKVSPYGPKKAFMRTKQDMDSRLEMMNRRLAQSVKNNRLEFEKHEITGRMIIRLVDRDTGNVIREYPDEQSLANIETLQSAGSVKSVIG